A stretch of the Natribaculum luteum genome encodes the following:
- a CDS encoding bacterio-opsin activator domain-containing protein: MDRVRGLSDDGILEVFERRTDQYEPLTATEVADAAGCARRTAYNRLEALATEGELRTKKVGACARVWWRPPAARTAVGRASITDGETDETDARNGDTRNSDLLDRILETSPVGIVVVEPSGTIALANGRAENMLGLTRDEITSRTYTQPEWHITYDDGTPILPDEHPVTQVLATGKPVYGFEHWLELPDGTERWLSSNSAPVLDAEGEVDCVVVGLEDATALKRREEKLTSEHVRSLILTSRRVVPSGFDAADRDIRITVDSVVGRPDGSALQYVTIVGLPAKSAVDVLEQHDRVRSVRLLSSVDDRCRVEMHTDSDTVPIAFDVLGGRVRAIVLDGDAVRFLGELPGDVDPRDAVAAARRIYPDVELLSEEFVYSPRLLYDIVEDALTDRQFAALQAAYYGGYFDIPRASTGDVLADRIGVTRQTFNQHLRKAERIVFSRLFEKSGNEAR; this comes from the coding sequence ATGGACAGGGTACGGGGACTTTCCGACGACGGCATTCTCGAGGTGTTCGAACGACGCACGGACCAGTACGAACCGCTCACGGCGACCGAGGTCGCAGACGCGGCGGGATGTGCCCGCCGAACTGCGTACAACAGGCTCGAGGCGCTCGCCACCGAGGGCGAACTACGTACGAAGAAAGTCGGCGCGTGTGCTCGAGTGTGGTGGCGTCCCCCGGCCGCTCGCACTGCTGTCGGCCGCGCCTCGATCACCGACGGAGAGACAGACGAGACGGACGCACGCAACGGGGATACCCGGAACAGCGACCTCCTCGATCGAATCCTCGAAACGAGTCCCGTCGGAATCGTCGTGGTCGAACCGTCGGGCACAATTGCGCTTGCGAACGGACGGGCAGAAAACATGCTCGGGCTCACGCGCGACGAGATCACGAGCCGGACGTACACTCAGCCCGAGTGGCACATCACGTACGACGACGGCACACCGATTCTTCCCGACGAACACCCCGTCACACAGGTTCTGGCGACGGGGAAACCAGTTTACGGGTTCGAACACTGGCTCGAACTCCCGGACGGAACGGAGCGGTGGCTGTCGAGCAATTCGGCACCGGTGCTCGACGCCGAGGGCGAGGTCGATTGCGTCGTCGTCGGTCTCGAAGACGCGACGGCCCTGAAACGCCGCGAGGAGAAGCTGACGAGCGAGCACGTCCGATCGCTCATCCTCACTTCCAGACGAGTCGTCCCGTCGGGGTTCGACGCCGCCGACCGAGATATTCGCATCACCGTGGACTCGGTCGTCGGCCGTCCCGACGGGAGTGCTCTGCAGTACGTGACGATCGTCGGTCTCCCTGCGAAGTCGGCCGTCGACGTCCTCGAACAGCACGACCGGGTTCGTAGCGTCCGACTGCTCAGTTCCGTCGACGACCGCTGTCGAGTCGAGATGCACACCGATTCCGACACCGTCCCCATCGCATTCGACGTGCTCGGAGGGCGGGTTAGAGCGATCGTCCTGGACGGCGACGCCGTTCGATTCCTCGGTGAACTCCCGGGGGACGTCGACCCCCGAGATGCGGTCGCGGCCGCTCGTCGCATCTATCCGGACGTCGAACTGCTTTCCGAGGAGTTCGTCTACTCGCCGCGTCTCCTGTACGATATCGTCGAGGACGCGCTCACGGACCGACAGTTCGCGGCGCTGCAGGCGGCGTACTACGGCGGTTACTTCGACATTCCGAGAGCAAGTACGGGCGACGTGCTGGCAGACCGGATCGGGGTGACGCGACAGACGTTCAACCAGCACCTTCGCAAGGCCGAGCGGATCGTGTTCTCTCGTCTCTTCGAAAAATCTGGCAACGAGGCACGCTGA
- a CDS encoding IS607 family transposase — protein sequence MPRSYAIGEFAEELGVHPETVKRWCRNGDLDYTRTPGGDRRIPHRELLRLAGDARPRDHVALYARVSSHGQKDNGDLDRQLDRLRDHAHDNGWTVETTYTDVGSGLDQLLDDVQDSDYGRVLVTYEDRLTRFGFSYLERLLDHHGVTITVIEDETDKTAQEELVDDLIKLVASFSSKLYGMRSSKKQQVVNAVESEVNPDD from the coding sequence ATGCCACGGTCGTACGCCATCGGCGAGTTCGCGGAGGAACTTGGCGTCCACCCCGAAACTGTCAAACGGTGGTGTCGAAACGGCGACCTTGACTACACACGCACGCCCGGCGGCGACCGACGCATCCCACACCGTGAACTCCTCCGCCTCGCTGGTGATGCTCGCCCCCGCGACCACGTCGCGCTCTACGCCCGCGTCTCCAGTCACGGACAGAAAGACAACGGCGACCTTGATCGGCAACTCGACCGTCTTCGAGACCACGCTCACGACAACGGATGGACGGTCGAAACCACCTACACAGACGTCGGCAGCGGTCTCGACCAACTCCTCGACGACGTACAAGACAGCGACTACGGCCGCGTCCTCGTCACCTACGAGGACAGACTCACCCGCTTTGGCTTCTCCTACCTCGAACGCCTTCTCGACCACCACGGCGTCACCATCACCGTCATCGAAGACGAGACGGACAAAACCGCACAGGAAGAACTCGTCGACGACCTCATCAAGCTCGTCGCCAGCTTCTCCAGCAAGCTCTACGGAATGCGATCCAGCAAAAAACAACAGGTCGTCAACGCCGTCGAATCCGAGGTGAACCCCGATGACTGA